Proteins co-encoded in one Candidatus Bealeia paramacronuclearis genomic window:
- a CDS encoding polysaccharide deacetylase family protein, whose protein sequence is MLKSSKRIYLTIDDSPSIHTYEKIDFLKAHTIPAVFFCRGEFIKKYPDQVAYAIQNGFLVGNHSYSHPYFSKISLNHCYNEILKTEELIETAYKMAGTTRLHKVIRLPFGDRGGDNSHKIQKFLKELHFCPMDFGHHSDLEFYDAPWTWDTKDYKKDLIESPESYLKKLEDYAEKSSFPEEILLLHDFDHTHHLFEITMSFLMSRDATFLPLPVSSIQPHHQKGLF, encoded by the coding sequence ATGCTCAAATCTTCAAAACGCATATATCTCACCATCGATGATTCGCCTTCAATTCACACGTATGAAAAGATTGACTTTTTGAAGGCTCACACCATTCCCGCCGTGTTTTTCTGTCGCGGGGAATTTATCAAAAAATATCCAGATCAGGTCGCATATGCCATTCAAAATGGATTTTTGGTGGGCAATCATTCTTATTCGCATCCTTATTTTTCAAAGATTTCGTTGAATCACTGTTATAATGAAATTTTAAAAACGGAAGAGTTGATTGAAACAGCTTATAAAATGGCCGGGACCACTCGTCTCCACAAAGTGATACGCCTTCCTTTTGGAGATCGGGGAGGTGATAATTCGCATAAAATTCAAAAATTTTTAAAAGAACTGCATTTTTGCCCTATGGATTTTGGACATCATTCCGATCTTGAATTTTATGATGCCCCTTGGACATGGGATACGAAGGATTACAAGAAAGACCTTATTGAAAGTCCCGAAAGTTATTTGAAAAAATTGGAAGATTATGCAGAAAAAAGCTCTTTTCCCGAGGAAATTCTTTTGTTGCATGATTTTGATCATACCCACCATCTTTTTGAAATCACAATGAGCTTCCTCATGAGTCGTGACGCCACATTTTTACCACTACCTGTTTCCAGCATCCAACCTCATCACCAAAAGGGACTATTTTGA
- a CDS encoding GNAT family N-acetyltransferase — protein MTIHIRQLHKDDWHLWREIRLHGLQENPEAFASSYPEESIRSTEDFQNDLEKSDVFGVFQEGELVGCGGFYILPHRKMQHRGMFFGFYIKAANRSQGNGSALLKAIIQRGREKVLQLHCTVLADNPNAIALYEKNGFIVYGTSPRSVKIDDKFYDEHLMVLQLD, from the coding sequence ATGACTATTCACATTCGACAACTTCACAAAGATGACTGGCACCTATGGCGCGAAATTCGCCTTCATGGCCTTCAAGAAAACCCAGAAGCTTTTGCGAGCTCTTATCCAGAGGAATCAATCCGATCCACTGAAGATTTCCAAAACGATCTTGAAAAGAGTGATGTTTTTGGCGTATTTCAGGAGGGTGAGCTTGTTGGATGTGGAGGGTTTTATATTTTACCTCATCGCAAAATGCAGCATCGGGGGATGTTTTTTGGGTTTTACATTAAAGCTGCAAATCGCTCTCAAGGCAATGGAAGTGCTCTTTTAAAAGCCATAATCCAACGGGGACGAGAAAAGGTTCTTCAGCTTCATTGCACCGTTTTGGCAGACAACCCAAATGCAATTGCGCTTTACGAAAAAAATGGGTTCATAGTTTATGGAACATCGCCTCGATCTGTTAAAATTGATGATAAATTTTACGATGAGCATTTAATGGTTTTGCAGCTGGATTAA
- a CDS encoding DMT family transporter, which produces MSGLAAFWENSPHFRGAFWKVLSFVSFSGINGIVRYLSQSSVGEPLPPYEVAFFQNLFGLIFLVPWILKNGPKSLKTQRPGIHASRIALSALGIILWYSALAFMPLSQAVGLMFLGPLLTALGAGFFLRERIGIERGIAIAIGFLGGALISHGLSLSLGLDTFYKDINILLPISAAACFSGATLMVRTLGQHDSSQLIVTYLLLFIAPLLLIPTLWGGFWPESWQWPWLLFMGGLAALAHLSLSNAYKAAEVSYLIPYGFTKWFASSLIGYLVFSEIPGFWTVAGAFIIMGAIVFLSHIELKRRKRLEV; this is translated from the coding sequence ATGAGTGGCCTTGCTGCCTTTTGGGAGAATTCCCCCCATTTTAGGGGGGCCTTTTGGAAAGTTTTGTCTTTTGTCTCTTTTTCAGGCATCAATGGCATTGTGCGATATCTCTCACAATCAAGCGTTGGCGAGCCCCTCCCCCCTTATGAGGTGGCTTTTTTTCAAAATTTATTTGGCCTTATATTCTTGGTGCCCTGGATTTTAAAAAATGGGCCCAAATCTCTCAAAACGCAAAGACCTGGCATTCATGCGTCTCGCATTGCCCTTTCTGCATTAGGTATTATCCTGTGGTATTCAGCACTTGCGTTTATGCCTCTCTCCCAAGCGGTAGGGCTCATGTTTTTAGGTCCTCTTTTAACCGCTCTTGGTGCTGGTTTTTTTCTGCGCGAGCGCATCGGAATTGAACGTGGCATCGCCATTGCCATCGGATTTTTAGGGGGCGCCCTCATTTCCCATGGACTGAGCCTGTCATTAGGCTTGGATACTTTTTATAAAGATATTAACATCTTGCTTCCCATCTCAGCTGCAGCTTGCTTTTCAGGAGCAACGCTTATGGTTAGAACATTAGGACAACATGATTCCTCCCAATTGATTGTAACTTATCTTTTGCTTTTTATAGCGCCTTTGCTTTTAATCCCAACACTCTGGGGGGGATTCTGGCCTGAATCCTGGCAATGGCCTTGGCTTTTGTTTATGGGTGGTCTAGCGGCCCTTGCCCATCTTTCCCTAAGCAATGCTTACAAAGCTGCTGAAGTTAGCTATCTCATTCCTTATGGATTTACCAAATGGTTTGCCTCAAGCTTAATTGGATATCTCGTATTTTCAGAAATTCCTGGATTCTGGACCGTTGCAGGTGCATTTATCATCATGGGAGCTATTGTTTTTCTCAGTCACATCGAGCTGAAGCGCCGAAAACGCCTTGAGGTTTAG
- a CDS encoding DMT family transporter: MIQTRNPALEGAFWKIISCLAFAGINGFVHHLAHHSNALRLPPAELAFFESSFGLLFMMPWFFTHGLESLKTQHLKLYCLRAIAAAGGILLWFTSLKDLPLVQVIALKYLSPFLVLGGAYFFFRERLDTPRILAIVFAMGGAILITANDAIKPHPVYGCIFNWTLLLPVGAAVCIGISTLIAKQLAKTEKASTMSFYLLAFTMPIFFAISIPTWITPAPDQWGPLMIMGGLVALAYYALSRAFVVADLIYLIPLSFTRLIAAALIGMIFFDEWPTLLVGVGSFLILMASVGLYRSESHLKKVTP; the protein is encoded by the coding sequence ATGATTCAAACACGCAACCCGGCCCTTGAAGGCGCTTTTTGGAAAATAATTTCATGCCTCGCTTTTGCGGGCATCAATGGGTTCGTCCACCATTTGGCGCATCACAGCAATGCCTTGAGATTACCTCCTGCTGAGCTCGCTTTTTTTGAAAGCAGTTTTGGGCTGTTGTTTATGATGCCCTGGTTCTTTACCCACGGACTTGAATCTTTAAAAACCCAACATCTTAAACTTTATTGTCTCCGGGCAATCGCTGCTGCGGGCGGGATTTTATTGTGGTTTACATCCCTAAAGGATCTACCGTTGGTGCAAGTCATTGCACTTAAATATCTATCTCCCTTTCTCGTTTTAGGGGGAGCCTATTTCTTTTTTCGCGAGCGCTTAGACACACCTCGCATTTTGGCCATAGTATTTGCCATGGGCGGCGCCATTTTAATCACGGCGAATGACGCGATCAAACCCCATCCCGTTTATGGGTGCATTTTTAATTGGACGCTATTGTTGCCCGTGGGCGCTGCTGTTTGTATTGGAATTTCAACTTTGATTGCCAAGCAATTGGCCAAAACGGAAAAAGCCTCCACCATGAGTTTTTATCTTCTGGCCTTCACCATGCCTATTTTTTTCGCAATTTCTATTCCTACCTGGATCACACCGGCCCCTGACCAATGGGGGCCACTGATGATTATGGGAGGGCTTGTGGCGTTGGCGTATTATGCCCTCAGCCGGGCGTTTGTGGTTGCAGATCTGATTTATCTCATTCCTTTAAGCTTTACACGATTGATCGCAGCAGCTCTGATTGGGATGATCTTTTTTGATGAATGGCCGACCTTGCTTGTAGGAGTCGGCTCATTCTTGATCCTTATGGCAAGCGTTGGTCTTTACCGCTCTGAATCCCATTTGAAAAAGGTTACGCCATGA
- a CDS encoding SRPBCC domain-containing protein yields MRIIKTEIEIKASLEVVWKILMDFENYPSWNPFITNISGIPQVGQKLAVMICPPGQKGMKFSPKVAELSSQSQFSWKGQFLFPGLFDGEHSFSLQSQKAKTIFLHQEAFSGLLPHILPQSFFDKTQTGFQMMNQALKKRAEAQ; encoded by the coding sequence ATGCGGATAATCAAAACTGAAATTGAAATTAAGGCCTCTTTAGAAGTCGTTTGGAAAATTCTGATGGATTTTGAGAATTATCCGTCTTGGAATCCCTTTATCACAAACATTTCAGGTATCCCCCAAGTAGGACAAAAATTAGCTGTGATGATTTGTCCCCCTGGTCAAAAGGGAATGAAATTTTCCCCTAAGGTTGCTGAATTAAGTTCTCAAAGTCAGTTCTCCTGGAAAGGTCAATTTCTATTCCCGGGACTTTTCGATGGAGAGCATTCTTTCTCCCTTCAATCTCAGAAGGCTAAGACCATTTTTCTCCATCAAGAAGCGTTCTCGGGGCTTCTCCCTCACATTCTTCCTCAAAGTTTTTTTGACAAAACTCAGACAGGCTTTCAAATGATGAACCAGGCCTTGAAAAAAAGAGCTGAAGCACAATAA
- the idi gene encoding isopentenyl-diphosphate Delta-isomerase: MLKESEERVILVDENDQEIGTEGKFEAHLNPRRHRAFSIFIFNPQGEILIQRRALCKYHAQGLWANTCCGHPRPQENVSLAAQRRLHEELGFGAPLTFLQTVKYDLKLDERMWEKEFTHVFQGVYEGSFELNPDEIMETRWIDPLKLKTEMESHPQNFAAWFLFYVHNYFEALFLPKIDLEIKKCG; encoded by the coding sequence ATGCTTAAGGAAAGTGAAGAACGCGTTATTCTTGTCGATGAAAACGACCAGGAAATCGGAACCGAAGGCAAGTTTGAAGCGCATTTGAATCCGCGCCGCCATCGCGCTTTTTCGATTTTCATTTTTAATCCTCAAGGAGAAATTCTCATTCAACGCCGAGCCCTGTGCAAATATCATGCTCAAGGCCTTTGGGCCAATACGTGCTGTGGTCATCCAAGACCTCAAGAAAATGTATCCTTAGCTGCTCAAAGACGCCTTCACGAAGAGCTAGGATTTGGAGCCCCACTCACATTTCTTCAAACAGTAAAATACGATCTCAAATTAGATGAGCGCATGTGGGAAAAAGAATTCACGCATGTATTTCAAGGCGTTTATGAGGGATCTTTTGAGCTCAACCCGGACGAAATTATGGAAACACGATGGATCGATCCCCTTAAGTTAAAAACTGAAATGGAGTCTCATCCTCAGAATTTTGCGGCTTGGTTTTTGTTCTATGTCCACAATTATTTCGAAGCTTTATTTTTGCCAAAAATTGATCTTGAAATCAAAAAATGCGGATAA
- the gyrB gene encoding DNA topoisomerase (ATP-hydrolyzing) subunit B codes for MTNSTLPQEEEYGAHSIKVLRGLDAVRKRPGMYIGDTDDGSGLHHMVYEVVDNAIDESLAGHCDRVEVILNADGSVTVTDNGRGIPVDIHEEEGISAAEVIMTQLHAGGKFDQNSYKVSGGLHGVGVSVVNALSEWLKLTVYKNGKTYVITFCHGDAEGRLKEIGDAGGKKGTHITFMPSKETFTNIEFVFATLEHRLRELAFLNSGVNLILRDERHVEPKEVVLHYEGGVQAFVNYLDRSKTPLHSPPISVQGEKDGIHVEISMEWTDSYHETMLCFTNNIPQRDGGTHLAGFRGALTRTINKYADEISKKDKVALTGEDMREGLTCVLSVKVPDPKFSSQTKDKLVSSEVRAVVESIVGEKLQQWFEEHPQEAKKIIARVTEAALAREAARRARDLTRRKGVLDIASLPGKLADCQERDPALCELFLVEGDGAGGSAKQGRKRKFQAILPLRGKVLNVERARFDKMISSEQIGTLIAALGTSIGREEFNIDKIRYHKIILMADADVDGSHIRTLLMTFFFRQMPELIERGYLYIARPPLYKAKRGNSVLYLKDDADLNEYLINGGINGQKLAYDDGTVIMGEDLKRIVTLSKSVEDLLEVPARQVGSIQVLEQAVIAGCLDFAEFESNPQVFSQRLVDRLNLIALANEKTWVFSIVENGNVLQVRRSVRGVAEEYNISKALLHTSEILRLRQLLSETQETFTKTATFIKTRVVGPVALTEAVLEEGRRGVGIQRYKGLGEMNPDQLWETTLDPEVRTLLQVKIQHLDEANEIFSTLMGDVVEPRREFIEKNALNVKNLDA; via the coding sequence ATGACAAACTCAACACTCCCTCAAGAAGAAGAATACGGCGCCCATTCCATTAAAGTCTTAAGGGGCCTTGATGCGGTCAGGAAACGTCCAGGTATGTACATTGGAGATACGGACGACGGCTCGGGACTTCACCATATGGTCTATGAGGTTGTGGACAATGCCATTGATGAATCTTTGGCAGGACATTGTGATCGGGTTGAAGTTATCTTGAACGCAGATGGCTCGGTGACCGTAACTGATAACGGCCGCGGCATTCCTGTGGATATCCACGAAGAAGAAGGAATTTCAGCGGCAGAAGTCATTATGACCCAACTGCATGCCGGTGGAAAATTCGATCAGAATTCCTACAAAGTTTCAGGCGGTCTTCACGGCGTGGGCGTTTCGGTTGTGAATGCGCTTTCCGAATGGCTGAAATTGACCGTTTATAAAAATGGGAAAACTTACGTCATCACTTTCTGCCATGGGGATGCGGAAGGACGCCTTAAAGAAATTGGGGATGCCGGGGGTAAAAAGGGCACGCATATCACATTTATGCCCTCCAAAGAAACTTTCACGAATATTGAATTTGTCTTTGCAACCCTTGAACACCGCTTGCGCGAACTCGCGTTTTTGAACTCGGGCGTTAATTTAATTTTGCGGGATGAACGTCACGTTGAACCCAAAGAAGTCGTTCTTCATTATGAAGGTGGTGTTCAAGCTTTCGTGAATTATTTAGATCGCAGCAAAACTCCTCTCCATTCTCCGCCCATTTCTGTTCAAGGGGAAAAAGATGGCATCCATGTGGAAATCTCCATGGAGTGGACGGACAGCTATCACGAAACGATGTTGTGCTTTACGAACAATATTCCGCAAAGAGACGGTGGCACCCACTTGGCTGGATTCCGCGGTGCTTTGACGAGAACGATCAACAAATACGCTGACGAGATTAGCAAGAAAGACAAGGTGGCCCTCACGGGTGAAGATATGCGAGAAGGTCTAACTTGCGTTTTATCCGTAAAAGTGCCTGACCCAAAATTCTCATCTCAAACGAAGGACAAACTTGTCTCCTCCGAAGTACGCGCTGTGGTTGAAAGTATTGTGGGGGAAAAACTTCAACAATGGTTTGAAGAGCACCCTCAAGAAGCCAAAAAAATTATCGCACGCGTGACAGAAGCCGCATTAGCCCGAGAAGCCGCTCGAAGAGCCCGCGATTTAACTCGGAGAAAGGGCGTTTTGGATATTGCCTCTCTCCCGGGGAAATTGGCAGATTGCCAAGAGCGGGACCCCGCCTTATGCGAACTCTTCCTCGTTGAGGGAGACGGCGCGGGTGGATCAGCCAAACAAGGACGCAAACGTAAGTTCCAAGCGATTCTACCCCTTCGCGGTAAGGTTCTCAATGTCGAACGTGCGCGCTTTGATAAAATGATCAGCTCTGAACAAATCGGAACTCTCATTGCTGCCTTGGGCACAAGCATTGGACGAGAGGAATTTAATATCGATAAAATTCGCTATCATAAAATTATTCTCATGGCCGATGCGGACGTCGATGGAAGTCACATCCGGACCCTTCTCATGACATTTTTCTTCCGTCAAATGCCAGAGCTTATTGAAAGAGGATATCTTTATATCGCACGTCCTCCGCTTTACAAAGCCAAGCGCGGAAACTCAGTATTGTATCTCAAAGATGATGCGGATCTGAACGAATATCTAATTAACGGTGGCATTAATGGCCAAAAACTCGCCTACGATGATGGGACCGTTATTATGGGCGAAGATCTCAAGCGTATTGTGACTCTTTCCAAATCCGTTGAGGATTTGCTTGAGGTTCCCGCACGTCAGGTCGGAAGCATTCAAGTTTTAGAGCAAGCGGTTATTGCAGGATGTCTTGATTTTGCAGAGTTTGAATCCAACCCTCAAGTCTTTTCACAACGTCTAGTTGATCGCTTGAATTTGATTGCCCTTGCAAATGAGAAAACGTGGGTTTTCAGCATTGTTGAAAATGGGAACGTCCTTCAAGTTCGCAGAAGCGTGCGGGGGGTTGCTGAGGAATACAATATCTCCAAAGCTCTCCTTCACACCTCTGAAATTTTGCGCCTGAGGCAGCTTCTGTCCGAAACTCAAGAAACATTTACAAAAACAGCAACTTTCATCAAAACTCGGGTAGTCGGTCCCGTGGCGCTAACAGAAGCAGTCCTTGAAGAAGGACGTCGCGGCGTTGGAATCCAACGATATAAAGGATTGGGTGAAATGAATCCTGATCAATTATGGGAAACAACACTCGATCCTGAGGTCCGCACGCTTCTTCAAGTCAAAATTCAGCATTTGGATGAAGCCAATGAGATCTTCTCAACACTCATGGGCGATGTGGTCGAACCCCGCCGTGAATTCATCGAAAAAAACGCCCTGAATGTGAAGAACCTCGATGCTTAA
- the recF gene encoding DNA replication/repair protein RecF (All proteins in this family for which functions are known are DNA-binding proteins that assist the filamentation of RecA onto DNA for the initiation of recombination or recombinational repair.), giving the protein MENDLPLRGLTSLKLTHFRCYASLALNLNGGPVILTGANGAGKTNILEAVSFFIPGRGLRRAKLKDVVQQGQTQSWAVSAILHQGDYPLTLGTGLEALEGHSERRVVKIDGKKISGQAPLTQHLNITWLTPQMDRLFSDGASQRRKFLDRLVYGFDPGHAGRVNQYEHALRERRKLLIDRRFDPFWLGGLEETIVSQGVAILVARYTVVRELNIALQEGDTYFPEATLFLEGELESFLETHSALETEDYYKKRLMETRRLESETGSTPLGPHKSDLVVIFTPKGQHAAFCSTGEQKALLLSIIMASSRLLSARKNSTPLLLLDEVIAHLDISRRSALFHALISLNMQVWLTGTDAALFAELQGSAQFFQVHAAQVQEM; this is encoded by the coding sequence GTGGAAAATGATCTCCCTCTTCGTGGGCTCACGTCCTTGAAGCTCACTCATTTTCGTTGTTACGCCTCCCTTGCCCTGAATTTAAATGGCGGGCCTGTTATTTTAACGGGTGCAAATGGAGCAGGAAAAACCAATATCTTAGAGGCGGTATCCTTCTTTATTCCAGGGCGAGGATTAAGACGCGCTAAACTGAAAGATGTCGTTCAACAAGGTCAAACCCAGTCTTGGGCCGTTTCGGCAATTCTCCATCAAGGAGATTATCCTCTGACTTTGGGTACGGGGCTTGAAGCTTTGGAAGGCCATTCTGAACGCCGGGTCGTCAAAATTGATGGCAAAAAAATTTCAGGTCAAGCCCCCTTGACGCAGCATTTGAATATCACCTGGTTAACACCTCAAATGGACCGCTTGTTTTCAGACGGAGCTTCTCAGCGGCGTAAGTTTTTAGATCGCCTCGTTTATGGTTTTGACCCCGGACACGCAGGCCGCGTCAATCAATACGAGCATGCCTTAAGGGAACGGCGAAAACTTTTAATCGACCGACGCTTTGATCCTTTTTGGTTGGGAGGCCTTGAGGAGACCATCGTGTCTCAAGGAGTTGCTATTTTGGTGGCACGGTATACAGTGGTACGAGAACTCAATATAGCCCTTCAGGAAGGCGATACTTATTTTCCAGAAGCCACTCTTTTCCTCGAAGGAGAGCTCGAGTCATTTCTTGAAACCCATTCGGCACTAGAAACTGAGGACTATTATAAAAAACGCCTGATGGAAACGCGGAGACTTGAGTCTGAAACAGGATCCACTCCCTTGGGGCCACACAAAAGTGATCTTGTGGTCATTTTTACACCCAAAGGGCAGCACGCCGCTTTTTGTTCAACAGGGGAACAGAAGGCCTTGCTTTTAAGTATTATTATGGCCTCCTCCCGTCTTTTAAGTGCACGAAAAAACTCAACGCCGCTCTTACTTTTAGACGAGGTGATCGCTCATTTAGATATTTCTCGCAGATCAGCATTGTTTCATGCGCTGATAAGCCTTAATATGCAGGTGTGGCTGACGGGAACGGATGCGGCTCTTTTTGCAGAGCTTCAGGGATCTGCCCAATTTTTCCAAGTCCACGCGGCACAAGTTCAAGAAATGTAA
- a CDS encoding IS1 family transposase, with amino-acid sequence MSGRVISWTLGRRDDRTAKSLIDEIGTRDLTFITDDWEGFHRLIPEHQLFTGKDLTYPIEQDNSNTRHYLARFRRRSKVTSRSHEMVDLSLLLLYHLSNPEVFKKYLDSFLSIFS; translated from the coding sequence GTGTCAGGGCGAGTTATCTCCTGGACTTTGGGTCGCCGTGATGATCGAACAGCCAAAAGCTTAATCGACGAAATCGGCACGAGGGATCTCACTTTCATCACGGACGATTGGGAGGGATTTCATCGTCTAATTCCTGAACATCAACTTTTTACTGGCAAGGATTTAACCTACCCAATCGAGCAGGATAACAGCAACACACGTCATTATCTCGCGCGCTTTCGAAGGCGCTCCAAGGTCACGTCTCGAAGCCATGAAATGGTAGATCTTTCCTTACTTCTTCTTTACCATCTCTCCAATCCTGAAGTCTTCAAAAAATATCTGGACTCTTTCTTATCTATCTTTAGTTAA
- a CDS encoding transposase-like zinc-binding domain-containing protein, with the protein MECKKCNSVQYVKNGMVRGIQRYRCKSCGCNFTNTPKRGKPEAMKALAILLYTLGNASFGMIGKVLKVSNVAVLKWIRKEAKSLERPAVPSDLKLVQIDEMWHYVNGKKTKFGSGKPLTLCQGELSPGLWVAVMIEQPKA; encoded by the coding sequence ATGGAATGCAAGAAATGTAATTCAGTTCAGTATGTTAAGAATGGAATGGTCAGAGGGATCCAACGCTACCGCTGTAAAAGCTGCGGCTGCAACTTCACAAATACACCTAAGCGCGGAAAGCCAGAGGCCATGAAAGCCTTGGCAATCCTTTTATATACATTGGGAAATGCAAGCTTTGGAATGATCGGAAAGGTTCTTAAAGTCAGTAATGTCGCTGTTTTGAAGTGGATTCGAAAAGAGGCAAAATCATTGGAAAGGCCTGCCGTTCCATCTGACCTTAAGCTCGTTCAAATCGACGAGATGTGGCATTACGTGAATGGAAAAAAAACAAAATTTGGATCTGGAAAGCCTTTGACCCTGTGTCAGGGCGAGTTATCTCCTGGACTTTGGGTCGCCGTGATGATCGAACAGCCAAAAGCTTAA
- a CDS encoding sodium:solute symporter family protein, whose protein sequence is MSFFSFFDVSIFWIYLVVILGIGIHASRSVKTLNDYSLGGAKYSAFFVFATLSASFIGGGFTMGLSESVFKNGLIYVVALWGFSLKEILVAKFIAPRMGPFKGAISVGDIMGQLYGKAAKTFTGIAGALVCAGIAGAQFSAFGYIAHILIGIPQEMGVIVGALVVVFYSTLGGMKSVVINDTIHFCVLIISLPLVLFFGINYVGGFENLFNNLPATHHDIFTSLSPLALFAIFLSFFFGETLVPPYVQRLLIGKTLKETARGTLWSGLLSIPFFLMIGIIGLIALTMSPTLNPNLSLPYVIQNVMPLGFKGLAIAGIMAVLMSSADSFLNAASISAIHDGLKGFLKTPLHPQIELRFTRIATFLMGMAGALFALRSASVIDVLLYAYNFWTPFILVPLVAGILGYKSSPKTFWIASFAGVIGMVGWKLTADNTGVFDAAIAGIGLNFLTFVLLNRSEKSKIKAFANS, encoded by the coding sequence ATGTCGTTTTTTTCGTTTTTTGATGTGAGTATTTTTTGGATTTATCTTGTGGTCATCTTAGGCATTGGTATTCATGCCAGCCGCTCTGTCAAAACCTTAAATGATTATTCTTTAGGCGGTGCTAAATACTCCGCATTCTTCGTTTTTGCAACCCTTTCCGCTTCCTTTATTGGTGGGGGATTTACAATGGGGCTTTCTGAAAGTGTCTTTAAAAATGGTCTTATTTATGTGGTGGCGCTTTGGGGATTTAGCCTCAAAGAAATTCTCGTCGCTAAATTTATTGCGCCACGCATGGGCCCTTTTAAGGGAGCTATTTCCGTGGGTGATATTATGGGTCAACTTTACGGAAAAGCCGCTAAGACATTTACAGGCATTGCGGGCGCTCTCGTCTGTGCGGGAATTGCAGGCGCTCAATTCAGCGCCTTTGGTTATATCGCCCACATCTTAATTGGAATTCCTCAAGAAATGGGCGTCATTGTGGGGGCTCTTGTCGTTGTATTTTATTCCACATTGGGTGGCATGAAATCTGTGGTGATTAATGATACTATTCATTTTTGTGTTTTGATAATTTCTCTGCCCCTCGTGTTATTTTTTGGAATTAATTATGTGGGAGGATTTGAAAATCTATTTAATAACCTACCCGCAACCCATCACGATATTTTCACTTCCCTCTCTCCTCTTGCCCTTTTTGCGATATTTTTAAGTTTCTTTTTTGGGGAAACGCTTGTGCCTCCTTATGTGCAAAGGCTTCTCATTGGAAAAACGTTGAAAGAAACCGCAAGAGGAACACTCTGGAGCGGCCTTCTTTCAATTCCCTTTTTCCTCATGATTGGAATTATAGGGCTCATTGCCTTAACTATGTCGCCCACGCTTAATCCCAATTTGTCGCTGCCTTATGTGATTCAAAACGTGATGCCCTTAGGATTTAAAGGATTGGCAATTGCAGGAATTATGGCTGTTTTGATGTCTTCTGCGGATTCATTTTTAAATGCGGCCTCTATTTCTGCCATTCATGATGGACTTAAAGGATTTTTGAAAACGCCCCTTCATCCTCAGATAGAATTAAGATTTACCCGCATTGCTACGTTTCTTATGGGAATGGCGGGCGCCCTTTTTGCATTACGTTCTGCTAGTGTGATTGATGTTCTTTTGTATGCGTATAACTTTTGGACACCTTTTATATTGGTGCCGTTGGTGGCTGGAATTTTAGGCTACAAAAGCTCACCTAAGACATTCTGGATCGCTAGTTTTGCAGGCGTCATCGGCATGGTGGGATGGAAATTAACAGCGGACAATACAGGTGTCTTTGATGCAGCAATTGCAGGGATTGGACTCAATTTTCTCACATTCGTGCTTTTGAACCGCAGTGAAAAATCCAAGATTAAAGCGTTCGCAAATAGTTGA